In one Bdellovibrio sp. ArHS genomic region, the following are encoded:
- a CDS encoding 2Fe-2S iron-sulfur cluster-binding protein, producing the protein MKIKFLPQNIEVEGTPDKSLLQIATENHLEIRSICKGVPSCAECRVRIQEGEANILPPNKAELSLIGTSHFIDGRRLSCQVRCFGDVTVDLTEQVERAENQTKKIRGFRTNKQIESKAVNDTMLLNEKAEEKDKSKS; encoded by the coding sequence ATGAAGATTAAGTTTCTACCGCAAAATATTGAAGTCGAGGGAACTCCGGATAAGAGTCTCTTGCAAATTGCGACTGAAAATCACCTGGAAATTCGTTCGATCTGTAAAGGTGTTCCGTCCTGTGCGGAATGCCGCGTACGTATTCAGGAAGGTGAAGCCAATATTTTGCCTCCCAATAAAGCAGAGCTCAGTCTTATCGGCACCAGCCACTTCATTGATGGTCGCCGTTTAAGCTGTCAAGTTCGCTGCTTTGGTGATGTCACCGTGGACTTGACAGAACAAGTGGAGCGCGCCGAAAACCAGACGAAAAAAATTCGGGGTTTCCGTACCAACAAGCAGATCGAATCCAAAGCCGTCAACGACACGATGCTTTTGAACGAGAAAGCTGAAGAAAAAGACAAGAGTAAGTCCTAA
- the tyrS gene encoding tyrosine--tRNA ligase yields the protein MSFLDPREQLERIKFGVAEFINDEDMLKKLKKGKPLNIKLGADPTRPDIHIGHTVVINKLRTFQELGHKVYFLIGDFTAMIGDPSGKNTTRPMLTREEIEENGRTYAKQIFKILDPEKTEIVYNSSWIGKMTPQDFIKMSAQYTVARMLEREDFTKRYRSGTPIGIHEFLYPLTQGYDSVALKADVELGGTDQKFNLLVGRDMQGSYGQEAQCILTMPILEGIDGVHKMSKSLDNYISVIDTPKDMFGKTMRISDDLMYRWYELLTDITANQLAQLKTDVAEKRKHPRDVKVNLAKFLIKRFHSEAAAHAAEEEFHRIFVDKGLPDDVPEFATEAGEIGLPALMAKAGLVASNGEGSRLIQGGGVQIDSEKISDPKLKMNLKTGESFVIKAGKKKFAKIVVR from the coding sequence ATGAGTTTTTTAGATCCTCGTGAGCAGCTTGAAAGAATCAAATTCGGTGTCGCTGAGTTCATCAACGACGAAGATATGTTGAAGAAGCTGAAAAAAGGAAAGCCGCTGAACATTAAGTTGGGAGCGGACCCCACGCGTCCGGATATTCATATCGGTCACACGGTGGTCATCAATAAGCTAAGGACATTCCAGGAATTAGGACACAAAGTTTATTTTCTGATCGGTGATTTCACGGCGATGATCGGGGACCCTTCCGGCAAGAACACCACTCGACCGATGTTAACGCGTGAAGAGATCGAAGAAAATGGTCGCACTTACGCGAAACAGATTTTTAAAATTTTAGATCCTGAAAAGACAGAGATTGTTTACAACTCGTCATGGATCGGCAAGATGACTCCGCAGGATTTCATCAAAATGTCAGCCCAGTACACCGTGGCGCGCATGTTGGAGCGTGAGGATTTTACCAAACGTTATCGTTCAGGCACGCCGATCGGTATTCATGAATTCCTGTACCCTTTGACACAAGGGTATGACTCGGTGGCCTTGAAGGCTGACGTGGAATTGGGCGGGACGGATCAGAAGTTCAATCTTTTGGTCGGTCGTGACATGCAGGGATCTTACGGCCAGGAAGCGCAATGTATTCTTACGATGCCAATTCTGGAAGGTATCGACGGCGTTCATAAAATGTCGAAGTCGTTGGATAACTATATTTCCGTTATCGATACGCCCAAAGACATGTTCGGAAAGACGATGCGAATTTCCGACGATTTGATGTATCGCTGGTACGAGCTTTTAACAGATATTACCGCCAACCAATTGGCGCAGTTAAAGACGGATGTTGCGGAAAAACGCAAACATCCGCGCGATGTGAAAGTGAATTTGGCGAAGTTTCTTATCAAACGTTTCCACTCGGAAGCGGCGGCCCATGCGGCGGAAGAAGAGTTTCATCGCATCTTTGTTGATAAAGGACTTCCAGATGATGTTCCTGAATTTGCTACCGAAGCGGGCGAGATCGGTCTTCCCGCATTGATGGCGAAAGCAGGTCTTGTCGCTTCCAACGGTGAAGGTTCGCGCCTGATCCAAGGTGGAGGCGTGCAAATTGACAGCGAGAAGATTTCCGATCCTAAGCTTAAAATGAATTTGAAAACGGGTGAAAGCTTCGTAATCAAAGCAGGTAAGAAGAAGTTCGCGAAAATCGTGGTTCGCTAA
- the rny gene encoding ribonuclease Y encodes MELVITAIVALLLGGAIVFIIKRVQDENKKKSARVEAERIVNKAKSEAAKIKKDSETKAKDFEGRARKNVEADIHKQKSTLKNKESQLDRRLKEIEDQFKQKMEENERYLNTLKDREEKIAISENRIKDLEKKGEAHIGELKQKLESVAAMSQDEARRQLLGALEDEAKQEASKKIAQIEEEANKEADKKAKRILATALSRFASEYTSERTVSVLALPNDEMKGKIIGREGRNIRTLEALCGVDLIVDDTPEAVVISGFDPVRRELARRTIEKLMEDGRVHPARIEEVVEKQRSELMKSIKEEGERHVMELGIANMHPELVKIIGGLKYRSYQGQNALNQALEVANIAGLLAGEMGVNVKIARRAGLLHNIGKAIDHTAEGSYAFVGAEFAKKYNESEDVCHAIRAHDEEEKPHSILAWIVHAAFILSSSRPGARRPQMDSFIHRLEDLESIGNSFDGVLKTLALQAGKDVRVLVESSKVTDDQAVMLSRDIARKIEREMPQAGAVKVTVVRETRSVEHAR; translated from the coding sequence ATGGAGTTAGTAATCACCGCCATAGTTGCGTTGTTGTTGGGTGGAGCCATTGTTTTCATCATCAAACGTGTTCAGGATGAAAATAAGAAAAAGTCTGCGCGGGTTGAGGCTGAAAGAATCGTGAACAAGGCGAAGTCTGAAGCCGCGAAAATCAAAAAGGATTCAGAGACCAAAGCCAAAGACTTTGAAGGCCGGGCTCGCAAGAATGTCGAAGCTGACATTCACAAACAAAAGTCCACTTTGAAAAATAAAGAATCGCAATTGGACCGTCGCTTGAAAGAAATCGAAGATCAGTTCAAGCAAAAGATGGAAGAAAACGAGCGTTATCTAAACACATTGAAAGATCGCGAAGAAAAGATCGCGATCTCTGAAAATCGTATTAAGGATCTTGAGAAAAAAGGCGAAGCCCATATCGGCGAACTTAAGCAAAAGCTAGAGTCGGTCGCAGCCATGAGCCAGGACGAAGCCCGTCGCCAGCTTCTGGGCGCTTTGGAAGATGAAGCCAAACAAGAAGCTTCGAAAAAAATCGCGCAGATCGAAGAAGAGGCCAACAAAGAAGCTGATAAAAAAGCAAAACGGATCTTGGCGACGGCCCTGTCTCGTTTTGCCTCTGAATACACCTCTGAGCGTACCGTGAGTGTGCTGGCTTTGCCAAACGATGAAATGAAGGGGAAAATCATCGGTCGTGAAGGCCGTAACATCCGTACACTGGAAGCTTTGTGTGGCGTGGACTTGATCGTCGATGACACTCCGGAAGCCGTGGTTATTTCTGGTTTCGATCCGGTTCGCCGCGAATTGGCTCGCCGAACAATTGAAAAACTGATGGAAGACGGTCGTGTTCATCCGGCCCGTATCGAAGAGGTTGTGGAAAAGCAGCGCTCGGAATTAATGAAATCAATCAAAGAAGAAGGCGAACGTCATGTGATGGAGTTGGGGATCGCCAACATGCATCCTGAACTGGTGAAAATCATCGGCGGTTTGAAATACCGTTCCTACCAAGGACAAAATGCCCTGAATCAAGCTTTGGAAGTGGCCAACATCGCCGGTCTTCTTGCTGGCGAAATGGGTGTGAATGTGAAGATCGCTCGCCGCGCGGGCCTATTGCACAATATCGGTAAAGCGATTGATCACACAGCCGAAGGCAGTTACGCGTTCGTCGGTGCTGAATTTGCGAAGAAGTACAACGAGTCGGAAGACGTCTGTCATGCGATTCGTGCCCATGATGAAGAAGAAAAACCGCACTCTATTCTGGCGTGGATCGTCCATGCGGCGTTTATTCTTTCCAGCTCTCGTCCAGGGGCACGTCGTCCACAAATGGATTCCTTCATTCATCGTTTGGAAGACCTTGAAAGCATCGGCAACAGCTTTGACGGCGTTCTAAAAACTCTGGCTCTACAGGCGGGTAAAGACGTGCGGGTCTTGGTTGAAAGCAGCAAGGTTACGGACGATCAGGCGGTGATGTTGTCACGTGATATCGCTCGTAAGATTGAGCGCGAAATGCCTCAAGCGGGGGCCGTGAAGGTGACCGTTGTTCGTGAAACGCGAAGTGTTGAGCACGCCCGCTAG
- a CDS encoding 5-formyltetrahydrofolate cyclo-ligase, protein MSFPWSSKKECRSFFKSLCAQEFAQGLVQNQQQLNSVLQDFLNSQNGVWGAYRALPEEAQVEEVFQISHLKWVFPRMREGHLEFFDARTFMVGPYGVLEPSPDSTAQDLKDIQGLLIPGLVFNKNGNRLGKGKGFYDKTLSWYRGMKVGVCFDFQVTVDPIPTETHDVIMDYLITETGVVDCRKYQE, encoded by the coding sequence ATGTCGTTTCCTTGGAGCTCTAAAAAGGAATGTCGTTCCTTCTTTAAATCTCTTTGCGCTCAAGAGTTCGCGCAAGGTCTTGTTCAAAATCAGCAGCAGCTTAATTCTGTTTTGCAGGATTTTTTAAATTCGCAAAATGGAGTTTGGGGAGCTTACAGAGCTCTGCCCGAAGAAGCACAGGTGGAAGAGGTCTTTCAGATCTCTCACCTGAAGTGGGTTTTTCCGCGCATGCGGGAAGGCCATCTGGAATTCTTTGATGCCCGCACATTTATGGTGGGCCCTTACGGAGTCCTGGAGCCCTCTCCAGATTCGACGGCACAAGACCTCAAAGATATTCAGGGACTGCTGATTCCCGGTTTGGTTTTTAATAAGAATGGCAATCGCCTGGGAAAGGGAAAAGGGTTTTACGATAAGACCCTGTCCTGGTACCGCGGGATGAAAGTGGGCGTCTGTTTTGACTTTCAAGTGACAGTGGACCCCATCCCGACCGAAACCCACGATGTGATCATGGACTACCTGATCACGGAAACTGGTGTGGTCGATTGCAGGAAGTATCAGGAGTAA
- a CDS encoding cell division protein ZapA gives MTSDKKTYNFLIAGVPYKLKTSHDDATVEELVTFVNNKMNQAMSVTKNGSFQNAAVLTAMNLAEELILLKRKAHRELEKLEEKAMQLSVELENSKNNKVLNN, from the coding sequence GTGACATCTGATAAAAAAACCTACAATTTTCTAATTGCGGGTGTCCCTTACAAATTAAAAACCTCTCATGACGATGCCACAGTCGAAGAGCTCGTCACATTTGTAAATAATAAGATGAATCAGGCCATGTCAGTTACTAAAAACGGTTCTTTCCAAAATGCCGCTGTTTTGACAGCGATGAACTTGGCGGAAGAACTGATCCTTTTGAAAAGAAAAGCGCATCGTGAACTGGAAAAGCTGGAAGAAAAAGCGATGCAACTTTCCGTCGAACTAGAAAATTCCAAGAACAACAAGGTTTTGAACAACTAA
- a CDS encoding L,D-transpeptidase family protein — protein MKMMRILPKSFVLGMSLIAMAPQLTWAQSQPAYIQDQVTRARTNPIINPKWGSFLLRTDRLDKLYSVRGYQAIWVDSSGRPNNMALALKELLLNADKHGLNPSDYWDAQIEKGFQATTKNPAVQWITFELLVSEALVRYVTHLSTGRFDPELIDTDIKFKKKEFTEFAELNAAVSYGPGSLVANLDAFAPSHPRYKDLLSILATLKAQKSSGGWATINSPGFALKLGVTDPVISQLRARFNQLGYAISNNGGNTFDSEFDSVLRKFQSANGLTSDGIIGTRSEVLRALNFTPGQRIAQVEANMEKLRWLPKNLETRHIFVNLATTEFRLFDDSGKVFHFNTVNGQAFRRTPSMRDQITFVNLNPYWTVPRSIAIRDKLPLLKQDPNYLRKHNMILIEEATDEQVDPSTIDWRSMTARNFVYYIRQLPGPENALGVVKFPLQNPWAIYMHDTNEKNLFGESKRHRSSGCVRLEQPLELAAYLLQDQPGWSLYDIQNYVPLNDNYIPGEIDKKVTLKKPMPVYFLYLTVEKGEDGSMRFIDDVYGQDTRVSKAISNKRPGDEWF, from the coding sequence ATGAAGATGATGAGAATACTTCCGAAGTCATTTGTATTGGGCATGAGTTTAATCGCCATGGCTCCACAATTGACATGGGCGCAAAGCCAGCCGGCTTATATCCAGGATCAAGTGACTCGAGCTCGCACGAATCCGATTATTAACCCCAAGTGGGGAAGCTTTCTACTTCGCACAGACAGATTGGATAAACTGTATTCCGTAAGAGGCTACCAGGCTATTTGGGTGGATTCGTCAGGTCGTCCTAATAATATGGCCCTGGCTCTGAAAGAGCTTTTGTTAAACGCCGATAAGCATGGTTTAAATCCTTCTGACTATTGGGATGCGCAGATCGAAAAGGGCTTCCAGGCCACAACGAAGAACCCCGCAGTTCAGTGGATTACGTTTGAACTTTTGGTGTCAGAAGCTCTTGTTCGCTATGTTACACATCTGTCTACGGGGCGCTTTGACCCCGAATTAATTGATACTGACATTAAGTTTAAGAAAAAAGAGTTCACAGAATTTGCCGAGTTGAATGCGGCGGTCTCTTACGGTCCGGGTTCTTTGGTTGCGAATCTGGATGCGTTCGCACCTTCGCATCCTCGCTATAAAGATTTACTTTCGATTTTGGCGACTTTGAAGGCGCAAAAAAGCAGCGGTGGTTGGGCGACAATCAACTCTCCAGGATTTGCCTTGAAATTAGGTGTTACGGATCCGGTCATCAGTCAACTGCGCGCGCGCTTTAATCAGTTGGGATACGCCATTTCGAATAATGGTGGGAACACCTTTGACAGCGAATTTGACAGCGTCCTAAGAAAATTTCAGTCGGCCAATGGTTTGACTTCGGATGGTATTATTGGCACGCGTTCCGAGGTTTTAAGAGCTTTGAATTTTACACCGGGGCAAAGAATCGCACAGGTCGAAGCGAATATGGAAAAGCTGCGTTGGTTGCCAAAAAATTTGGAAACCCGTCATATTTTCGTGAATCTGGCGACGACAGAATTCCGTCTGTTTGACGATTCCGGAAAAGTTTTTCACTTCAATACCGTCAATGGTCAGGCTTTCCGTCGTACACCTTCGATGCGGGATCAAATCACCTTCGTGAATCTGAATCCTTATTGGACTGTGCCTCGCAGTATTGCGATCAGGGATAAGCTGCCGTTGTTGAAACAGGATCCGAACTATTTGCGCAAGCATAATATGATCTTGATCGAAGAGGCCACGGACGAGCAGGTGGACCCTTCCACTATTGATTGGCGAAGCATGACAGCGCGCAATTTCGTGTATTACATCCGCCAGTTGCCGGGGCCTGAAAATGCGTTGGGTGTCGTAAAGTTTCCTCTGCAAAATCCTTGGGCGATTTACATGCATGATACGAACGAAAAAAATCTTTTCGGCGAAAGCAAACGTCATCGCAGTTCGGGCTGCGTTCGTTTGGAACAGCCATTAGAGTTGGCTGCGTATCTGTTGCAGGATCAGCCGGGCTGGAGTCTTTATGATATCCAGAACTATGTTCCTTTGAACGACAATTATATTCCGGGCGAGATCGATAAAAAGGTGACGCTGAAAAAACCTATGCCGGTGTACTTCCTGTATTTGACAGTGGAAAAGGGCGAGGATGGTTCCATGCGCTTTATCGATGATGTCTATGGGCAGGATACCCGAGTCAGCAAAGCAATTTCCAATAAGCGTCCTGGCGACGAGTGGTTCTAA
- a CDS encoding L,D-transpeptidase, whose amino-acid sequence MTKFKSRRLCSAVLSVLIATSPVISQAQAQSVQTQSANAAAVGTEKSQLKVGQRYFISADNLNVRSSNATSGNNIVGKLNTNDEVEIYDLLNEATPLVQVKIIKSATVKADVAPELFVSKDYLSEKQLLTAASKYFVVQNVATEITRVYERCTETPSCPHKLVLETEMVVGRPEEGTKQDPHAFKTWLGHAKISEWIKFYQDGQAHYPHWYRAGQDLKTIPKAITDGVSKLVNSRKWMVDDGRGGTTIYGAFGWYAAKVSPADEINGMNYQWLHGTIGWGRDGSESIELTRGFLMNLFSNPGSAGCTRLENRAIAYLRSFLPVGTDIYRIYARESTREKEVISGFFKKKVTPLPRYADKYENPGNWNYILLTDGAQQSGGLTADAKTIIDKAIPVVTNYNLIEAGNYQYDQYPNATALNYTRTAASGRSGDRYRIDSGKKEDAGKTNFRGYFLVDEGRLLDYSHPDSQSTKGVIKVSGLADFRNSVPEFLATTGAHNPPEIQYQAEQENGVGGR is encoded by the coding sequence ATGACAAAGTTCAAAAGCCGCAGACTCTGCTCGGCCGTTTTAAGCGTTTTAATCGCCACCTCACCGGTGATCAGCCAAGCCCAAGCCCAGAGTGTGCAAACCCAATCGGCCAACGCGGCAGCAGTGGGAACAGAAAAGTCGCAGTTGAAAGTGGGACAGCGCTACTTCATTTCGGCTGACAATTTGAACGTGCGCAGCAGCAACGCCACTTCTGGCAACAACATCGTGGGTAAATTAAATACCAACGACGAAGTGGAAATCTATGATCTGCTGAATGAAGCAACACCTTTAGTACAGGTTAAAATCATCAAATCCGCCACCGTCAAAGCCGATGTGGCCCCTGAACTTTTTGTTTCGAAAGACTATCTTTCTGAAAAACAATTGTTAACAGCAGCATCCAAATACTTCGTCGTTCAGAACGTGGCGACGGAAATCACCCGCGTTTACGAGCGCTGCACTGAGACGCCTAGCTGCCCTCACAAACTGGTGCTCGAAACGGAAATGGTCGTAGGTCGCCCTGAAGAGGGAACCAAACAAGATCCTCACGCATTTAAAACCTGGCTGGGACATGCGAAAATTTCTGAATGGATCAAATTCTATCAGGATGGCCAAGCTCACTATCCTCACTGGTATCGCGCCGGTCAGGATCTAAAAACAATTCCTAAAGCCATAACCGATGGTGTGTCCAAGCTGGTTAATTCCCGCAAATGGATGGTCGACGACGGTCGCGGCGGAACAACTATCTATGGAGCTTTCGGCTGGTATGCCGCAAAAGTTTCGCCTGCAGACGAAATCAATGGAATGAACTATCAGTGGCTGCATGGAACTATCGGTTGGGGCCGAGACGGCTCTGAGTCCATCGAGTTGACTCGTGGATTCCTGATGAATCTTTTCTCGAACCCAGGTTCTGCCGGCTGTACACGCCTTGAAAACCGCGCCATCGCGTATTTGCGCAGTTTCTTGCCTGTGGGTACGGATATTTATCGTATCTACGCCCGTGAATCGACACGTGAAAAAGAAGTTATTTCGGGTTTCTTTAAAAAGAAAGTCACTCCACTTCCACGTTACGCGGATAAATATGAAAACCCAGGAAACTGGAACTACATCTTGTTAACAGATGGAGCGCAACAAAGCGGCGGTTTGACTGCGGACGCAAAAACCATTATCGACAAGGCCATTCCAGTTGTGACAAACTACAATTTGATTGAAGCCGGTAACTATCAATATGATCAGTATCCAAACGCAACGGCGTTGAACTATACCCGTACAGCCGCGTCTGGAAGAAGTGGTGACCGTTATAGAATTGATTCTGGTAAAAAAGAAGACGCTGGCAAAACCAATTTCCGCGGCTACTTCTTAGTGGACGAAGGTCGCCTTCTTGATTACTCTCACCCAGATTCACAAAGTACAAAAGGCGTGATCAAAGTAAGTGGCCTTGCTGACTTTAGAAACTCAGTCCCCGAGTTCTTGGCAACGACGGGCGCGCACAATCCTCCAGAGATTCAGTACCAAGCTGAACAGGAAAATGGAGTCGGAGGACGCTAA
- a CDS encoding nucleoside-diphosphate sugar epimerase, translating into MNYPASVCMVGASGLVGHELLLLLGILDEISTVKAITRSPLGRLPVGIENILLDFNKLSSYSEVLKADIFVCCLGSTIKKAGSPEMFRQVDYDYVVEFAKIAEKVGAQKLLVISAMGADANSAIFYNRVKGEMENELRQLKIPQIEVFRPSLILGDRKEHRRGEEIAQKISPLLKPLLVGPLKKYRPITARDIAKAMAIAILNFHPGFHVYPSNKIQEIADQIQ; encoded by the coding sequence ATGAATTATCCTGCCAGTGTATGTATGGTTGGCGCATCGGGGCTCGTGGGACACGAGCTCCTTTTGCTTTTAGGGATTCTGGATGAAATCTCCACCGTGAAGGCCATAACCCGGTCCCCGCTGGGACGACTGCCTGTCGGAATTGAAAATATTCTTCTGGATTTCAACAAACTATCAAGCTATTCGGAAGTTTTGAAAGCTGATATTTTCGTCTGCTGCCTGGGCAGCACGATCAAAAAAGCTGGCAGTCCTGAAATGTTCCGCCAGGTCGATTACGACTATGTGGTTGAATTCGCTAAAATCGCTGAAAAAGTCGGAGCACAAAAGCTTCTGGTCATTTCGGCGATGGGCGCCGATGCAAACTCTGCCATTTTCTATAATCGTGTCAAAGGTGAAATGGAAAACGAATTGCGGCAGTTAAAGATCCCTCAGATTGAAGTCTTCAGACCTTCTTTGATTTTAGGAGATCGCAAAGAACACCGTCGCGGCGAAGAGATCGCACAGAAAATCAGTCCTCTTCTAAAACCACTTCTGGTGGGACCGCTGAAAAAATATCGGCCGATCACGGCCCGGGATATCGCCAAAGCCATGGCCATCGCGATTCTAAACTTTCACCCGGGCTTTCATGTTTATCCTTCGAACAAAATTCAAGAGATCGCCGATCAAATTCAGTGA
- the ftsY gene encoding signal recognition particle-docking protein FtsY, whose translation MMSAGHAQQIEILFYVVGLLLFVIFGVIILNFWRRSRGPSQALPHEAKKEMPLPTEPTVEEEREAVLAHVDSTGQIVSDLEAPSVDLKEALRKTEENLFGRIRSLFKTDSGKAHLEEIEEILYTSDLGPTTVQRLMAALEDKLSKKERADYDTVRAALKEEIKNIFAGSHSGSPDQGILAKIKLADSGPTVLMIVGVNGAGKTTSIGKISSQLASQGKKVLVAAGDTFRAAAGGQLKVWTDRAQVEIFSPEGVTDPSAVAFDAVAKGKAQNYDVVIVDTAGRLHTQANLMEEIKKMKRVMAKVIPEAPHETLIVLDANSGQNALMQAKEFHNALTLTGAVLTKMDGTAKGGVAVGLAQELQIPIKLIGVGERIQDLRTFSSQEFVDSLFQ comes from the coding sequence ATGATGTCAGCCGGACATGCACAACAAATCGAAATTCTATTTTACGTTGTAGGTCTTCTTCTTTTCGTTATTTTTGGCGTCATCATTCTAAATTTTTGGCGACGTTCGCGCGGCCCGTCCCAAGCACTTCCCCATGAAGCCAAAAAAGAAATGCCCCTTCCGACAGAGCCGACCGTGGAAGAGGAAAGAGAAGCCGTCTTGGCGCATGTGGATTCCACAGGCCAGATTGTCTCTGATCTCGAAGCTCCGTCCGTCGATTTAAAAGAAGCCTTAAGAAAAACGGAAGAGAATTTATTCGGTCGTATCCGCAGTCTTTTTAAAACCGACTCTGGTAAAGCCCATCTGGAAGAAATTGAAGAGATTCTTTACACCAGCGATTTAGGTCCAACAACGGTGCAAAGATTGATGGCGGCGTTAGAGGACAAACTTTCTAAAAAAGAGCGCGCCGATTACGACACGGTTCGCGCCGCTTTAAAAGAAGAAATCAAAAATATTTTCGCGGGTTCTCATTCGGGTTCACCAGATCAGGGTATTCTTGCAAAAATCAAACTTGCCGACAGTGGACCGACGGTTTTGATGATTGTCGGAGTGAATGGTGCAGGAAAAACCACTTCGATCGGGAAAATATCTTCTCAGTTGGCCAGTCAGGGTAAAAAAGTTTTAGTCGCGGCGGGTGACACATTCCGGGCGGCCGCTGGCGGTCAATTGAAGGTCTGGACGGACCGCGCCCAAGTCGAAATCTTTTCTCCAGAGGGAGTGACCGATCCCAGCGCCGTGGCCTTTGATGCCGTCGCGAAGGGAAAAGCACAAAACTATGATGTGGTGATTGTGGATACGGCGGGACGCCTGCACACGCAAGCCAACCTGATGGAAGAGATCAAAAAAATGAAGCGTGTGATGGCGAAGGTCATCCCCGAAGCTCCGCACGAAACTTTAATCGTTCTTGATGCCAACTCGGGTCAGAACGCCCTAATGCAAGCCAAAGAATTTCACAATGCGCTGACCTTGACGGGTGCGGTTCTGACTAAAATGGATGGAACGGCAAAGGGTGGCGTGGCCGTGGGTCTTGCGCAAGAACTGCAAATTCCAATCAAGCTGATCGGTGTTGGCGAAAGAATCCAGGATCTGCGCACCTTCTCGTCGCAAGAGTTTGTGGATTCTTTATTTCAGTAA
- a CDS encoding methyl-accepting chemotaxis protein — protein MFARFSLKAKMIWAFVGISMLLLVVGGIGWQSNRSVVGVYSIIANQNLPNVNSIGRIRYRAQELNRTILRASLAKTPQEATKWYDEFKDSVVINDTLTKKYLEVPFLPNEEALFSKVDAAWKKFVEGGEKLMAAALKGDQASVDKILDGEIPLLRRNHDEALSDLLVFHEEAVKNAKVQAAETTARGETMVIIMIAVGFLAATSVGYIFATSLAKSLTRISGEISNSADQTSASGTQLSAASQQLSSGSSEAAASLEETVASIEELSSMVKLNADHAKEANALSQKSRDSAEHGESEITKLIGAMEEIAKGSKQIEEIITVIDDIAFQTNLLALNAAVEAARAGEQGKGFAVVAEAVRNLAQRSAAAAKDITSLIHDNVAKSENGARVASQSGTVLNDIVNSVKKVADLNNEISVASQEQASGLEQISKAMNQLDQATQGNAASSEEVAASSEEMSAQAVALADLVIDLRTLVQGVGAVNRSLSASHAKAFKTFKAPVKMAAAKRKTEMENVLPLEEPADRKVGNVSGF, from the coding sequence ATGTTTGCGCGCTTCAGCTTAAAAGCTAAGATGATTTGGGCTTTTGTGGGAATATCCATGTTGCTATTGGTGGTCGGGGGTATTGGTTGGCAATCCAATCGGTCGGTGGTCGGTGTCTATAGTATTATCGCCAACCAGAACTTGCCAAATGTAAATAGCATTGGTCGAATTCGCTATCGTGCCCAAGAGCTGAATCGAACAATTCTTCGCGCAAGCTTGGCAAAAACTCCTCAGGAAGCGACAAAGTGGTACGACGAGTTTAAAGACTCTGTCGTCATTAATGACACCCTTACTAAAAAATATTTGGAAGTTCCGTTTCTTCCCAATGAAGAAGCGCTTTTTTCTAAAGTGGACGCCGCTTGGAAAAAGTTTGTCGAAGGTGGCGAGAAGCTGATGGCCGCGGCTCTTAAAGGAGACCAGGCTTCTGTCGACAAAATCTTGGATGGTGAAATTCCTCTGCTTCGTCGCAATCATGATGAGGCTCTTTCAGACCTTTTAGTTTTTCATGAAGAGGCCGTAAAGAATGCCAAGGTCCAGGCAGCGGAAACCACCGCGCGTGGTGAAACGATGGTAATAATTATGATTGCCGTTGGTTTTTTGGCGGCCACATCTGTGGGCTATATCTTTGCAACGTCTTTGGCCAAATCTTTGACTCGAATCAGTGGAGAAATTTCGAACTCTGCGGATCAGACATCGGCCTCGGGCACCCAGCTATCAGCGGCCAGCCAACAGTTGTCTTCAGGGTCCTCCGAGGCCGCGGCGTCTTTAGAAGAAACCGTGGCATCGATCGAGGAGCTTTCAAGTATGGTGAAGTTGAATGCGGATCATGCCAAAGAGGCCAATGCTTTATCACAGAAGTCCAGAGATTCTGCAGAGCATGGTGAAAGTGAGATCACCAAATTGATCGGCGCGATGGAAGAGATTGCCAAAGGTTCCAAACAAATCGAAGAAATCATCACCGTGATTGATGATATCGCTTTCCAGACAAATCTTTTGGCCCTCAATGCAGCGGTGGAAGCGGCTCGTGCGGGGGAACAAGGAAAAGGTTTTGCAGTGGTTGCCGAGGCAGTCAGAAATTTGGCGCAAAGAAGTGCCGCTGCCGCAAAAGACATCACATCTCTGATTCACGATAACGTGGCGAAGAGTGAAAACGGTGCTCGGGTTGCCAGCCAAAGTGGTACTGTTTTGAATGACATCGTTAATTCTGTGAAAAAAGTGGCAGATCTGAATAACGAAATTTCCGTGGCCAGCCAAGAGCAGGCCAGCGGTCTGGAGCAGATTTCCAAAGCCATGAATCAGTTGGACCAGGCGACCCAGGGCAACGCAGCTTCTTCAGAAGAGGTGGCGGCTTCTTCCGAGGAAATGTCAGCTCAGGCTGTGGCCTTGGCCGATTTGGTGATTGATTTACGCACGCTGGTTCAAGGTGTCGGAGCGGTAAATCGATCTTTATCTGCGTCCCATGCAAAAGCCTTTAAAACCTTCAAAGCTCCCGTAAAAATGGCAGCGGCTAAACGCAAAACTGAAATGGAAAATGTCCTTCCGTTGGAAGAACCCGCAGACCGCAAAGTCGGGAATGTTTCAGGATTCTAA